From the Macaca nemestrina isolate mMacNem1 chromosome 7, mMacNem.hap1, whole genome shotgun sequence genome, one window contains:
- the LOC112422913 gene encoding olfactory receptor 4K2 has protein sequence MDVANKSTMFEFVLLGLSNSWELQMVFFMVFSLLYVATMVGNSLIVITVIVDPHLHSPMYFLLTNLSIIDMSLASFATPKMITDYLTSHKTISFDGCLTQIFFLHLFTGTEIILLMAMSFDRYIAICKPLHYASIISPQVCVALVVASWIVGIMHSMSQVIFALTLPFCGPNEVDSFFCDLPVVFQLACVDTYVLGLFMISTSGIIALSCFIVLFNSYIIVLVTVKHHSSRGSSKALSTCTAHFIVVFLFFGPCIFIYMWPLSSFLTDKILSVFYTIFTPILNPIIYTLRSQDVKIAIRKLKNRLLNFNKAMPS, from the coding sequence ATGGATGTGGCCAATAAGTCTACCATGTTTGAATTTGTTTTGCTGGGGCTCTCTAATTCCTGGGAACTACAGATGGTTTTCTTTATGGTGTTTTCATTGCTTTATGTGGCAACAATGGTGGGTAACAGCCTCATAGTCATCACAGTTATAGTGGACCCTCACCTACACTCCCCTATGTATTTCCTGCTTACCAATCTTTCAATCATTGATATGTCTCTTGCTTCTTTTGCCACCCCAAAGATGATTACAGATTACCTAACAAGTCACAAAACCATCTCTTTTGATGGCTGCCTTACCCAGATATTCTTTCTCCACCTTTTCACTGGCACCGAGATCATCTTACTCATGGCCATGTCCTTTGATAGGTATATTGCAATATGCAAGCCCCTGCACTATGCTTCAATCATTAGTCCTCAGGTGTGTGTTGCTCTCGTGGTGGCTTCCTGGATTGTGGGAATCATGCATTCAATGAGTCAGGTCATATTTGCCCTCACGTTACCATTCTGTGGTCCCAATGAGGTAGATAGCTTTTTCTGTGACCTTCCTGTGGTGTTCCAATTGGCTTGTGTGGATACTTATGTTCTGGGCCTCTTTATGATCTCAACAAGTGGCATAATTGCGTTGTCctgctttattgttttatttaattcatataTTATTGTCCTGGTTACTGTGAAGCATCATTCTTCCCGAGGATCATCTAAGGCCCTTTCTACTTGTACAGCTCATTTCATCGTTGTCTTCTTGTTCTTTGGGCCATGCATCTTCATCTACATGTGGCCACTAAGCAGCTTTCTCACAGACAAGATCCTGTCTGTGTTTTATACCATCTTTACTCCCATTCTGAACCCAATAATCTATACTTTGAGGAGTCAAGATGTAAAGATAGCCATAAGGAAACTAAAAAATAGGCTTCTAAATTTTAATAAGGCAATGCCATCATAG